One genomic window of Nicotiana sylvestris chromosome 10, ASM39365v2, whole genome shotgun sequence includes the following:
- the LOC104219297 gene encoding protein GLUTAMINE DUMPER 5-like, with protein MRTVSTFNASSPVSPPAVIQRSPWHSPAPYLFAGVAAMLLLITFALVILACSYWKNSSGYPRENGTDDDQSQSDIEAGAGEKSAADMLKVLPVFEEKIVVIMAGDLNPTFLATPVSSRGNSFGSGDKCEQNLEKESAELADEKLKEQTITTEVRDQAHDESQDSHRQSH; from the coding sequence atgcgAACTGTGAGTACCTTCAATGCTTCTTCACCAGTTTCACCGCCGGCGGTCATTCAAAGATCGCCGTGGCATTCTCCGGCACCATACCTCTTTGCCGGCGTAGCAGCCATGCTACTGTTGATAACTTTTGCTCTTGTAATCTTAGCTTGTTCTTACTGGAAAAACTCCTCCGGCTACCCAAGAGAAAATGGTACTGATGATGATCAGTCTCAAAGTGATATTGAAGCCGGCGCCGGCGAGAAATCTGCCGCCGATATGTTAAAGGTTTTGCCGGTTTTTGAAGAGAAAATTGTAGTGATAATGGCTGGAGATTTAAACCCAACTTTCTTGGCAACGCCTGTATCAAGCAGAGGTAATTCTTTTGGTAGTGGGGATAAATGTGAGCAGAATTTAGAAAAGGAGAGTGCAGAATTAGCTGATGAGAAGCTGAAAGAACAAACTATCACAACGGAAGTTAGGGATCAAGCCCATGACGAATCCCAAGACAGCCATAGACAAAGCCACTGA
- the LOC104219281 gene encoding uncharacterized protein, whose amino-acid sequence MCEYKTTPQVSSPSVVLYDPGNTQLHHVLLDFELEKKKGKKMLDHVSSFYLYIAETGRRPGRIQLYLDTHKKQDGTYVNEAAKEICEKIELALSQSMVDESEVLPNDAVGKVLGKEHSGRVRCLGLGAVPSKVFKHTRPRFCGMNASSSDASCLNHCQENYNKLLNAHNQSQENYNKLLNAHTQSQENYKEIVNSNKQMMNAFKAYMIMKERTIPEQFAGFFTSPPTTPRDAASGSLSPMGARRSSDGSNPSDNN is encoded by the exons ATGTGTGAGTACAAAACTACTCCTCAAGTATCTTCACCCAGTGTAGTACTGTATGATCCTGGCAACACACAATTACACCATGTGCTATTGGATTTTGAGCTTGAAAAGAAAAAGGGCAAAAAGATGCTTGATCATGTCAGTTCCTTTTATTTATATATTGCTGAGACTGGACGAAGGCCTGGACGCATACAACTTTATCTTGATACTCATAAGAAACAAGATGGAACATATGTGAATGAGGCGGCAAAGGAGATATGT GAAAAAATTGAGCTTGCTTTGAGCCAAAGCATGGTGGATGAGTCTGAAGTTTTGCCGAATGATGCTGTTGGTAAAGTGCTAGGAAAAGAGCACTCTGGAAGGGTAAGGTGCTTAGGATTAGGAGCTGTCCCCAGCAAAGTTTTTAAACATACAAGACCTCGTTTTTGTGGTATGAATGCTTCAAGTAGTGATGCTTCATGTTTGAACCATTGCCAAGAGAACTACAATAAATTGTTGAATGCTCACAACCAAAGCCAAGAGAACTACAATAAATTGTTGAATGCTCACACCCAAAGCCAAGAGAACTACAAAGAAATAGTGAATTCTAACAAACAAATGATGAATGCTTTCAAGGCATATATGATAATGAAAGAAAGGACAATACCAGAGCAATTTGCGGGGTTCTTTACTTCTCCTCCTACAACG CCTAGAGATGCAGCTAGTGGATCCCTATCACCCATGGGCGCAAGAAGATCATCTGATGGCAGTAATCCAAGTGACAACAATTGA